CCGGGGTtgctttcccttctttgcccAGCCATGCACCGCAAGAAGCGGACATGAACGACGGCGTCGATGAGGAAACACGGCAAAAACTAAATCTTTTACTCGGTCTTACTTCTCCGACTCTGAAAGGACCAACCCTCCCTTCCGCACCAAAAAATCTGCCGAGTATTCACAAGTATGACCTGCCAGGGTACGACTCAACCAGAGACGAGGCTGTCGATACGTGGTGCTGTAAGTTTACGCTAGCAGAGACACCAAACTGATGAAATAGGTATATGCAATCGAGATGCGTCGCTACAGTGCTTAAGCTGTGATGGCGATCTTTATTGTGAAGAGTGCTGGAAAGAGGGACATGGTAATGGGGATGGTCAGGAGAAAGGGCATAGAGTAAAGAGGTTTGCCTGGGGTGGACGGCATCCTCTGGCAACGTGATTTGCACAGTCACCAACGGGGAAACGTCATTTTCAAACCATGGCCCCTCGTATATTTTCTTTCGCCGCTGTAAGCTTTCTTTGGCCATGCCGCCAATCTGATAAATAGATGTAAGCAATCGAGATGGGTCGTTGCAATGTTTTTGCTGTGATGGTTTTTATCGTGCAGAAATCCGGGAAGAGGGTTATAATGGTCAAGACGGGTATGATGCAAAAAGGTTACTGTAACCTCTTTGATAACGCGAAACGTGAAATGAAAAAGTACATGGAGCATTATTGCAACGTCTATCTATGACTTCTTGGGCTTCTTGACTACACACTCATCAGCACAAGCCacaccaaaaaaagaaaataaagaaaaaaagaaaacagaAGATAGACTCACCACCAAACTTGGACCTCGCAGAGATCCTTCCAGCAACACCATTCAAATCCATCGTTCCCCTCACAATCTTGTACCGCACACCAGGCAAGTCCTTGGCACCACCACCCCTCACAAGGACGACCGAGTGTTCCTGCAAGTTGTGTCCCTCACCGGGGATGTACGCAGTCGTCATCTGTCCGTTGGAAAGCTTTACTCGTGCAACTTTTCGTACAGCAGAGTTTGGTTTACGTGGCTTGGTGGTGTAGACTTTGGCGCAGACGGCCTTTTTTTGGAAACACCCGTCGAGGAGGGGGACGGAGGACTTTCGCTTGGTAGATTTTCGGGCACCTCGCATGACTGCAAATAGTATTTTAGCATCATTACGATGGTAATTTAGAGGGTAAACGCACTTTGATTGATGGTAGCTTCGCATCGGGAGCTAGAGGCGAATCCTCTTCCGAAACTCGTGGCGGGTCGGAACACGGGCATGGCGACAGGCCTGGCGAAAGCGGCCTTGGCTGGTCGCATCGCGAGcctggaaaaggaggaggtgagTGCGAGGAGTGGTCTTGAAGGGTTCATGGCGAGGGCCGTTTAGGTGTGTGAGATTgaagaaacaaaaaaagaataGTTATTTATGTGTGCGCAGAAAGCGACGAAAGGTCGGAACGGCGTCGTTGAGATTTGTTCAGGATGAGTTTTACGTAACTGGATGTTTTTGGGCCCTCCACTTTTGGGTCGAAGATTTCTAAAGTGAGGATTAAGGCTTGTTGCTCTGCATCTACAACTTAATTTGTcaaaacaacaaaaatgGCAGAGGAAGACTTCATCCCTCTCCAAGGTTCAGCTGGGAAGAAAGAACGCAAGGAGCGTGTCAAGTACGTACATCGCATACCCATACAACCCTAGCTAACTCGACCATCTAAAAGCACAACCCTTTTcgtctcctccctcccttATAcagccaccaccaccgacCTTCTCACCCACTTCTCATACATCGGTCCTGTACGACATGGTTTCGTCGCTACCGACAGAGAATCAGGCAAGTCAAAAGGTGTCGGTTACGTGACTTTTTcgttgaaagaggatgCCGATCGGGCAATTCAAGAGTTGGACGGAGGTTCTTTCGGTGGCAGTAAGAGGAAGATCCAAGTGAAGTGGGCTGATGAAAGGGTGAGTGccgtttttttttgataTGACATGTGCAAAAACTAATGGTTGGGGGAACGTTACAAGGCGTCTCTGAAAGACCGAAAAGCCGAGATCAAGGTTTCAAAACCCATCCCTGGACAGACAGACAACAAGTCGACGGACCCCAAGGCTATCCAAACTCTTGTTCTCACTGGGTTACCATCTGATATCACCAAGAATGtgctttggaagaagattagAAAGGTCAATGACAAGGCCGAGTTGGTGTTCCCTGTCGAGGCTCAAGAaaacgaggaggaggctcCCAAGGATACTGGTACGTTCTTCTCTGAAACTTTTCAAACGTCTAGGAGCTAATCATATTATATAAAGCCCACATCGTTTTCCCCTCCCACGGTGATGCTCTCAAAGCTCTTCCCAAGCTTCACG
This Cryptococcus neoformans var. neoformans JEC21 chromosome 14 sequence DNA region includes the following protein-coding sequences:
- a CDS encoding ribosomal protein S12, putative, with the translated sequence MNPSRPLLALTSSFSRLAMRPAKAAFARPVAMPVFRPATSFGRGFASSSRCEATINQIMRGARKSTKRKSSVPLLDGCFQKKAVCAKVYTTKPRKPNSAVRKVARVKLSNGQMTTAYIPGEGHNLQEHSVVLVRGGGAKDLPGVRYKIVRGTMDLNGVAGRISARSKFGVKKPKKS